The proteins below are encoded in one region of Styela clava chromosome 4, kaStyClav1.hap1.2, whole genome shotgun sequence:
- the LOC120326520 gene encoding histone H5-like, which yields MELDAPMPSGARKAKKRAAKKRKRRNTPKYRDMIVKAIKALKEPKGCTPQAIAKYIEHRYKKRNDFVIKHVINWLVQKRVLSKYKGRVKITGKKLKLGKRGRVGQKKSKRKGKRRRR from the coding sequence ATGGAATTAGACGCACCCATGCCATCAGGGGCGCGTAAAGCCAAGAAACGGGCAGCCAAGAAGCGTAAGAGAAGGAACACACCTAAGTACAGAGATATGATAGTAAAAGCTATCAAGGCACTGAAGGAACCGAAGGGTTGCACTCCACAGGCGATTGCAAAATACATCGAACATAGATACAAGAAGAGGAATGATTTCGTCATCAAACACGTCATCAACTGGCTCGTGCAGAAACGcgttttatcaaaatataaagGACGCGTGAAGATCACAGGAAAGAAATTGAAACTGGGAAAGAGGGGACGAGTTGGCCAGAAAAAATCAAAGAGAAAAGGAAAAAGGCGTAGACGATAG
- the LOC120325886 gene encoding uncharacterized protein LOC120325886 isoform X1 produces MDCFGLKKFLGRNCCFCGSDDASLTDEVQITKISKISATGSVHSVLAQIENNHGDSRGVYPNGKENAAYATEESDYAASETYTGSDAHRDGAENPAYTGEEDSTRGSEINTNYSGDKIVQQQPKLLSDVRFDRQISDVSDFNFNTNEKGLTEMVLEEIEKSFSHDQGQNIQEQQDVSQQDQSTSNEYDDEISSPERRATPASDNATWRSKLIDDLNDDIEFEDISSDEEVTDATTRERGEIRDSSSSYDESPKLPSFTVDIPTKLAPRKTIICEGQPVVVDLGSYEIKAGFAGEYLPAFEYRTVIGNWGSHLGEGFQNKLDDTFFGDEAMSKHTMITRRYPIQGGEVTDWKDLEKMLDYTFSKLLEIDAKDHPVLITEPSTINKRQRERKLEIIMESLHCRMVQFKQQAVLSSLSAGKDISLVVSSGHGYTEVVPVYYGYALNHAVQRMNVGGKHVTEYLSRLLLEERGANFTSATDQLILESIKHRYAQVLPDESFESKHWTKQVSYELPDGEILQLGRELHRCTDPLFQPGLIGQDGDGGVDTLIRESLKSVDSDIHQQMKSTVLLSGGNSCLRGFKEHLHEKLLLDDGSKSSKTNWKIDSCENLKTCAWLGGSLYADNDSFRQSAVTDDAYFEYGPSIIHRTCL; encoded by the exons atGGATTGTTTtggattgaaaaaatttttagGCCGAAACTGCTGTTTTTGTGGATCTGATGATGCTTCATTGACGGACGAAG ttcaaattacaaaaatatcgaaaataagcGCAACCGGAAGCGTACATTCTGTTTTGgcacaaattgaaaataatcacGGGGACTCCAGGG GTGTATATCCAAATGGTAAAGAAAACGCAGCTTATGCTACAGAAGAAAGTGACTACGCGGCGTCTGAAACCTACACCGGCTCAG ACGCTCATCGAGATGGAGCCGAAAATCCAGCGTATACCGGCGAAGAGGATAGTACAAGAGGTTCTGAAATCAACACCAACTATTCTGGCGATAAAATCGTCCAACAGCAACCAAAGCTACTTTCCGATGTACGGTTTGATCGACAAATAAGCGATGTATCGGATTTTAATTTCAACACAAATGAAAAGGGACTCACTGAAATGGTTCttgaagaaattgagaaatcGTTTTCCCATGATCAAGGTCAAAATATACAAGAACAACAAGATGTTTCACAACAAGATCAGTCAACTTCAAATGAATATGACGACGAAATATCCTCTCCAGAGCGCAGAGCTACACCAGCAAGCGACAACGCAA CATGGAGAAGCAAATTAATTGACGATTTAAACGATGATATTGAATTCGAGGATATTTCTTCGGACGAAGAAGTTACAGATGCTACTACACGGGAAAGAGGGGAAATTAGGGATTCATCTTCAAGTTACGACGAAAGTCCTAAACTACCTTCATTCACAGTAGACATTCCAACGAAATTGGCTCCTCGCAAAACTATTATATGCGAAGGACAGCCTGTTGTCGTCGATTTGGGATCTTACGAGATAAAAGCAGGGTTTGCTGGGGAATATCTTCCTGCCTTCGAATACAGAACTGTTATTGGAAACTGGGGTTCACACTTAGGCGAAGGTTTCCAAAATAAACTTGATGACACTTTCTTTGGAGACGAGGCTATGTCGAAACATACGATGATAACAAGACGATATCCTATACAAG GTGGCGAAGTCACTGACTGGAAAGATCTTGAAAAAATGTTGGATTATACGTTTTCCAAATTACTGGAAATCGACGCAAAAGATCATCCCGTGTTAATCACAGAACCGTCAACAATAAACAAAAGACAAAGAGAGAGAAAACTTGAG ATTATAATGGAATCGCTACATTGCCGGATGGTTCAATTCAAACAACAAGCAGTATTAAGTTCATTGTCTGCTGGAAAAGATATTTCTCTGGTTGTCAGTAGTGGACATGGATATACTGAAGTAGTGCCAGTGTATTACGGATACGCTTTAAATCATGCAGTACAAAGA atgaatGTCGGTGGAAAACATGTTACTGAATATTTATCGAGATTATTATTAGAAGAACGGGGAGCAAATTTTACATCTGCTACTGATCAACTCATTTTAGAATCAATCAAGCACAGATATGCCCAAGTGTTGCCTG ATGAATCTTTTGAATCAAAACATTGGACCAAGCAAGTATCATACGAACTTCCTGATGGAGAAATTTTACAACTTGGCAGAGAACTACACAGATGTACAGATCCCTTATTTCAACCAGGGTTAATCGGACAAGACGGCGATGGCGGAGTTGATACGCTAATCAGAGAATCGCTGAAAAG TGTCGATTCAGACATTCACCAACAAATGAAGTCAACAGTTTTACTTTCTGGTGGAAACAGTTGTCTTCGTGGATTTAAAGAACACTTACATGAAAAACTTCTACTTGACGACGggtcaaaaagttcaaaaacgaATTGGAAAATTGATTcttgtgaaaatttaaaaacttgcgcTTGGTTGGGAGGTTCATTATACGCTGATAATGATTCCTTCCGGCAATCTGCCGTAACGGACGATGCATATTTTGAGTATGGGCCTTCAATAATACATAGAACGTGTCTCTAg
- the LOC120325886 gene encoding uncharacterized protein LOC120325886 isoform X2: MDCFGLKKFLGRNCCFCGSDDASLTDEGVYPNGKENAAYATEESDYAASETYTGSDAHRDGAENPAYTGEEDSTRGSEINTNYSGDKIVQQQPKLLSDVRFDRQISDVSDFNFNTNEKGLTEMVLEEIEKSFSHDQGQNIQEQQDVSQQDQSTSNEYDDEISSPERRATPASDNATWRSKLIDDLNDDIEFEDISSDEEVTDATTRERGEIRDSSSSYDESPKLPSFTVDIPTKLAPRKTIICEGQPVVVDLGSYEIKAGFAGEYLPAFEYRTVIGNWGSHLGEGFQNKLDDTFFGDEAMSKHTMITRRYPIQGGEVTDWKDLEKMLDYTFSKLLEIDAKDHPVLITEPSTINKRQRERKLEIIMESLHCRMVQFKQQAVLSSLSAGKDISLVVSSGHGYTEVVPVYYGYALNHAVQRMNVGGKHVTEYLSRLLLEERGANFTSATDQLILESIKHRYAQVLPDESFESKHWTKQVSYELPDGEILQLGRELHRCTDPLFQPGLIGQDGDGGVDTLIRESLKSVDSDIHQQMKSTVLLSGGNSCLRGFKEHLHEKLLLDDGSKSSKTNWKIDSCENLKTCAWLGGSLYADNDSFRQSAVTDDAYFEYGPSIIHRTCL; this comes from the exons atGGATTGTTTtggattgaaaaaatttttagGCCGAAACTGCTGTTTTTGTGGATCTGATGATGCTTCATTGACGGACGAAG GTGTATATCCAAATGGTAAAGAAAACGCAGCTTATGCTACAGAAGAAAGTGACTACGCGGCGTCTGAAACCTACACCGGCTCAG ACGCTCATCGAGATGGAGCCGAAAATCCAGCGTATACCGGCGAAGAGGATAGTACAAGAGGTTCTGAAATCAACACCAACTATTCTGGCGATAAAATCGTCCAACAGCAACCAAAGCTACTTTCCGATGTACGGTTTGATCGACAAATAAGCGATGTATCGGATTTTAATTTCAACACAAATGAAAAGGGACTCACTGAAATGGTTCttgaagaaattgagaaatcGTTTTCCCATGATCAAGGTCAAAATATACAAGAACAACAAGATGTTTCACAACAAGATCAGTCAACTTCAAATGAATATGACGACGAAATATCCTCTCCAGAGCGCAGAGCTACACCAGCAAGCGACAACGCAA CATGGAGAAGCAAATTAATTGACGATTTAAACGATGATATTGAATTCGAGGATATTTCTTCGGACGAAGAAGTTACAGATGCTACTACACGGGAAAGAGGGGAAATTAGGGATTCATCTTCAAGTTACGACGAAAGTCCTAAACTACCTTCATTCACAGTAGACATTCCAACGAAATTGGCTCCTCGCAAAACTATTATATGCGAAGGACAGCCTGTTGTCGTCGATTTGGGATCTTACGAGATAAAAGCAGGGTTTGCTGGGGAATATCTTCCTGCCTTCGAATACAGAACTGTTATTGGAAACTGGGGTTCACACTTAGGCGAAGGTTTCCAAAATAAACTTGATGACACTTTCTTTGGAGACGAGGCTATGTCGAAACATACGATGATAACAAGACGATATCCTATACAAG GTGGCGAAGTCACTGACTGGAAAGATCTTGAAAAAATGTTGGATTATACGTTTTCCAAATTACTGGAAATCGACGCAAAAGATCATCCCGTGTTAATCACAGAACCGTCAACAATAAACAAAAGACAAAGAGAGAGAAAACTTGAG ATTATAATGGAATCGCTACATTGCCGGATGGTTCAATTCAAACAACAAGCAGTATTAAGTTCATTGTCTGCTGGAAAAGATATTTCTCTGGTTGTCAGTAGTGGACATGGATATACTGAAGTAGTGCCAGTGTATTACGGATACGCTTTAAATCATGCAGTACAAAGA atgaatGTCGGTGGAAAACATGTTACTGAATATTTATCGAGATTATTATTAGAAGAACGGGGAGCAAATTTTACATCTGCTACTGATCAACTCATTTTAGAATCAATCAAGCACAGATATGCCCAAGTGTTGCCTG ATGAATCTTTTGAATCAAAACATTGGACCAAGCAAGTATCATACGAACTTCCTGATGGAGAAATTTTACAACTTGGCAGAGAACTACACAGATGTACAGATCCCTTATTTCAACCAGGGTTAATCGGACAAGACGGCGATGGCGGAGTTGATACGCTAATCAGAGAATCGCTGAAAAG TGTCGATTCAGACATTCACCAACAAATGAAGTCAACAGTTTTACTTTCTGGTGGAAACAGTTGTCTTCGTGGATTTAAAGAACACTTACATGAAAAACTTCTACTTGACGACGggtcaaaaagttcaaaaacgaATTGGAAAATTGATTcttgtgaaaatttaaaaacttgcgcTTGGTTGGGAGGTTCATTATACGCTGATAATGATTCCTTCCGGCAATCTGCCGTAACGGACGATGCATATTTTGAGTATGGGCCTTCAATAATACATAGAACGTGTCTCTAg